A window from Parambassis ranga chromosome 13, fParRan2.1, whole genome shotgun sequence encodes these proteins:
- the LOC114445130 gene encoding zona pellucida-like domain-containing protein 1: MALFILLILTSLCIAGREALSISDCGAYARRPEYTDIAVACGTSAIDLAIQICPVIYTGYNASLLILNSIQGITDCQGTLDTSVAPPVVRFSFPIREGNACGSNFLTTSAPGTGIFSDFSNIQTVNVSGVVRSFDPTIGTITYNAELKYYYSCAYPLEYLINNTKVDVSSSSIALKDNNGSFISTLSMALYKDINYTKPLAISPLGIELRTNIYVQVVASNLTTQYFVLLDRCYASVSPQPSNSTFFNLFVSCSKDQLTTMLENGDSQKARFYFPAFRFIEQQNETISTYYLHCITRLCERSTCNTFKQCSRNRRSVETTVVQESITEPSVLTVAIRAKAENPIPSKENALSGGQTDGSGASIGLGIAVAVLVVIGVAAILMATTFYRKLKRLS, from the exons ATGGCTTtattcatcctcctcatcctgacGTCCCTGTGTATTGCGGGCCGAGAGGCCCTCAGCATATCTGACTGCGGAGCTTACGCCAGACGACCAG AGTACACTGACATCGCGGTGGCATGTGGCACATCTGCCATCGACCTAGCCATTCAGATCTGTCCTGTCATTTACACGGGATACAATGCGAGTTTACTAATCCTGAACAGCATCCAGGGCATCACGGACTGTCAGGGGACACTGGACACCTCAGTGGCACCTCCTGTGGTGAGATTCAGCTTCCCCATCAGAGAAGGAAACGCCTGCGGAAGCAACTTCCTG ACTACGAGCGCACCGGGGACAGGAATATTCTCAGACTTCTCCAACATCCAGACTGTTAATGTGAGCGGCGTTGTGCGATCCTTTGACCCCACCATCGGCACCATCACCTACAACGCAGAACTCAAGTATTACTATTCCTGTGCCTATCCACTGGAATACCTCATCAATAACACTAAGGTGGACGT GTCATCCTCTTCCATCGCTTTGAAGGATAACAATGGGAGCTTCATCAGCACTCTCAGTATGGCCTTGTACAAG GATATAAATTACACCAAGCCTCTTGCGATTTCGCCTCTGGGCATCGAACTGAGAACGAACATTTACGTGCAGGTGGTTGCATCCAACCTGACGACGCA GTACTTTGTTCTCCTGGACCGGTGCTACGCCTCTGTGTCCCCGCAGCCGTCCAACTCCACCTTCTTTAATCTGTTTGTCTC GTGCTCCAAAGATCAGCTGACCACCATGCTAGAGAACGGAGACAGCCAGAAGGCTCGCTTCTACTTCCCAGCATTCCGCTTCATCGAGCAGCAGAATGAGACCATCTCCACCTACTATCTGCACTGCATCACCCGGCTCTGCGAACGCAGCACTTGTAACACCTTCAAG CAATGCAGCAGGAACAGAAGGAGCGTGGAGACCACTGTCGTCCAGGAGAGCATCACTGAGCCATCCGTGCTCACAGTGGCTATAAGGGCCAAGGCTGAGAACC ccaTTCCCTCCAAAGAAAATG CGCTGTCTGGTGGCCAGACTGATGGTAGTGGCGCATCCATTGGCCTGGGAATTGCCGTGGCTGTCCTCGTTGTGATAGGGGTGGCAGCCATTTTGATGGCGACGACTTTTTATCGAAAGCTGAAGCGGCTAAGCTAG